Proteins encoded together in one Kitasatospora albolonga window:
- a CDS encoding ATP-dependent DNA ligase, giving the protein MDLPVMPPVKPMLAKSVAKIPPGMSYEAKWDGFRAIVYRDGDEVELGSRTGKSLTRYFPDLVDAVRENLPPRCVLDGEIVIAHEGRLDFDRLSERIHPADSRVRMLAERAPASFVAFDILAVDDTSLLSTPQTDRRAVLTAALSGASAPVILAPSTTDIELAREWFDRYEGAGLDGIVAKPLDLPYRPDTRAMYKIKHERTADVVVAGYREHKSGPVVGSLLLGLYDSGGVLQHVGVCAAFPMKRRAELAEELAPLRCDFADHPWGAWAEAAAHESSRLPGTQNRWTGKKDQSWVPLRPERVCEVAYDHMEGDRFRHTTQFRRWRPDRTPAGCTYAQLEEVVSYDLAEVLAGG; this is encoded by the coding sequence ATGGACCTGCCGGTGATGCCGCCCGTGAAGCCGATGCTCGCCAAGTCGGTGGCCAAGATCCCGCCGGGCATGAGTTACGAGGCGAAGTGGGACGGCTTCCGGGCGATCGTCTACCGGGACGGCGACGAGGTCGAGCTCGGCAGCCGTACGGGCAAGTCGCTGACCCGCTACTTCCCGGATCTGGTCGACGCCGTACGGGAGAACCTCCCGCCGCGCTGTGTGCTCGACGGGGAGATCGTCATCGCCCACGAGGGGCGGCTCGACTTCGACCGGCTCAGCGAGCGCATCCATCCGGCCGACTCCCGGGTGCGGATGCTCGCCGAGCGGGCCCCGGCGAGCTTCGTCGCCTTCGACATCCTCGCGGTGGACGACACCTCTCTGCTGAGCACCCCGCAGACCGACCGGCGGGCGGTGCTGACGGCCGCCCTCTCCGGCGCCTCCGCGCCCGTGATCCTCGCTCCGTCCACCACCGACATCGAGCTGGCCCGGGAGTGGTTCGACCGGTACGAGGGGGCGGGGCTCGACGGGATCGTGGCCAAGCCGCTGGACCTGCCGTACCGGCCCGACACCCGGGCGATGTACAAGATCAAGCACGAGCGGACCGCCGATGTCGTGGTGGCCGGGTACCGCGAGCACAAGAGCGGCCCGGTCGTCGGCTCGCTCCTGCTGGGCCTGTACGACTCCGGGGGCGTACTCCAGCACGTCGGGGTCTGCGCGGCCTTCCCGATGAAGCGGCGCGCCGAGCTGGCCGAGGAACTCGCCCCGCTGCGCTGTGACTTCGCCGACCATCCGTGGGGGGCGTGGGCGGAGGCGGCGGCGCACGAGAGCTCCCGGCTGCCGGGTACGCAGAACCGCTGGACGGGGAAGAAGGACCAGTCGTGGGTGCCGCTGCGGCCGGAGCGGGTCTGCGAGGTGGCGTACGACCACATGGAGGGCGACCGGTTCCGCCATACGACGCAGTTCCGGCGGTGGCGCC